One window from the genome of Palaemon carinicauda isolate YSFRI2023 chromosome 24, ASM3689809v2, whole genome shotgun sequence encodes:
- the LOC137617997 gene encoding meiotic recombination protein DMC1/LIM15 homolog produces the protein MLQVIFIDTENTFRPERLRGIADRFNLEQDAVLDNVLYTRAFTSEHQFEILDHVAAQFHEEPGIFKLLIVDSIMALFRVDFSGRGELADRQQKLAQYLSRLQKISEEYNVSIFITNQMTADPGATMSFQADPKKPIGGHILAHASTTRVALRKGRGETRIAKIYDSPELPESEATFAITAGGIADAKE, from the coding sequence atgcTTCAGGTCATCTTCATTGATACAGAGAACACTTTTAGACCAGAACGTCTACGTGGTATTGCTGACCGCTTTAATCTAGAACAAGATGCTGTGTTAGATAATGTTTTGTATACCCGTGCCTTCACCTCAGAGCACCAGTTTGAAATTCTTGATCATGTGGCTGCACAGTTTCATGAAGAGCCTGGAATTTTCAAATTGCTGATTGTAGATTCTATCATGGCATTGTTTCGTGTTGATTTTAGTGGTCGAGGGGAATTAGCAGATAGACAACAAAAACTAGCACAGTATTTATCAAGACTTCAGAAAATTAGCGAGGAATACAATGTCTCTATATTCATTACAAACCAAATGACTGCAGATCCTGGCGCTACCATGTCCTTTCAAGCAGACCCAAAGAAACCCATTGGTGGACACATATTAGCCCATGCTTCCACTACTCGTGTGGCCTTACGTAAAGGGAGAGGAGAGACAAGAATTGCAAAAATATATGATAgtcctgaattacctgaaagtgaaGCTACCTTTGCAATAACTGCTGGTGGCATTGCTGATGCTAAAGAATGa